A region from the Microbacterium lacus genome encodes:
- a CDS encoding beta-glucosidase family protein, translating to MIENEQRASARVEDLIAQMTPEEKVAQLGGYWIDQGDEVVAPMADELGSSTAYEEASRHGIGHLTRVYGTRPVDPIARAEWLWGEQRRLRGQTRLGIPAIVHEECLTGLAAWKAATYPTPLAWGASFDPEAVHEMARLIGGTMRELGIHQGLAPVLDVIRDPRWGRVDECIAEDPYVVGTIGTAYVRGLQETGVDATLKHFVGYSASRAGRNHAPVSAGPREIADVLLPPFEMAVRDGGARSVMNSYAEIDGMPVAASAEHLTDLLRGQWGFDGVVVADYFSVLFLQTMHAVAASPAEAARLALTAGIDVELPNAEAYAEPLLELMRTGGIDEAIVDRAVARVLAQKERLGLLDETFDAAPRSADLDGPAHRAAARRLAEESVVLLSNDGVLPLRSPQRIAAIGPNAASAEALMGCYSFANHVLAHHPGVEFGFEIPTVLDALRSEFPQSEIVHAEGCDVEGEDRSRIPDAVAAASDADVAVVVVGDRAGLFGRGTVGEGNDVESLELPGVQRELVQAVTATGTPVVLVLLTGRPYAIDWALDAPGAPAAVVQSFFPGEEGAPALASLLSGASVPSGRLPVSLPRSAGSQPYSYLHPILGGPSEVTSASSAPVRPFGFGLSYTTFSHTDLRVDGAAQAGDSFRATVRVRNDGERDGTDVVQLYARDVSASVTRPVAQLLGYARVDLPAGAERDVVFDVPSTRLAFTSRAGTRIVEPGTVELWVGPSCAEREASAVIELTGDVHVVGSADRRVTDVAVLAAVPIG from the coding sequence ATGATCGAGAACGAACAGCGCGCTTCGGCGCGCGTAGAAGACCTCATCGCTCAGATGACGCCGGAAGAGAAAGTCGCTCAGCTCGGCGGGTACTGGATCGATCAGGGCGACGAGGTCGTGGCGCCGATGGCGGACGAGCTCGGCTCGTCGACCGCTTATGAGGAGGCCAGCCGTCACGGCATCGGGCACCTCACCCGGGTGTACGGCACGCGGCCCGTCGACCCGATCGCCCGCGCCGAATGGCTCTGGGGCGAGCAGCGGCGCCTGCGCGGGCAGACCCGTCTCGGCATCCCGGCGATCGTGCATGAGGAGTGCCTGACGGGCCTGGCCGCGTGGAAGGCCGCCACCTATCCCACCCCGCTCGCGTGGGGGGCCTCGTTCGATCCGGAGGCGGTGCACGAGATGGCGCGCCTGATCGGCGGCACGATGCGCGAGCTCGGCATCCACCAGGGCCTCGCTCCCGTCCTCGATGTGATCCGCGACCCGCGCTGGGGCCGCGTGGACGAGTGCATCGCCGAGGACCCCTACGTCGTCGGCACGATCGGCACCGCCTACGTGCGCGGTCTGCAGGAGACGGGCGTCGACGCCACCCTCAAGCACTTCGTCGGATACTCTGCCTCGCGCGCGGGTCGCAACCATGCGCCGGTGTCCGCGGGACCGCGCGAGATCGCCGACGTCCTCCTCCCGCCGTTCGAGATGGCCGTCCGCGACGGCGGTGCGCGGAGCGTCATGAACTCGTACGCCGAGATCGACGGGATGCCGGTCGCCGCCTCCGCGGAACACCTCACCGATCTGCTGCGCGGGCAGTGGGGCTTCGACGGGGTCGTGGTCGCCGACTACTTCTCGGTGCTGTTCCTGCAGACGATGCACGCGGTCGCCGCGAGCCCCGCCGAGGCGGCCCGTCTCGCGCTGACGGCCGGGATCGACGTCGAACTCCCGAACGCCGAGGCCTACGCGGAGCCGCTCCTCGAGCTGATGCGCACCGGGGGCATCGACGAGGCGATCGTCGACCGTGCCGTGGCGCGCGTGCTCGCCCAGAAGGAGCGGCTGGGGCTTCTGGACGAGACCTTCGACGCGGCGCCGCGAAGCGCGGACCTGGACGGCCCCGCGCACCGCGCGGCGGCCCGTCGGCTCGCCGAGGAGTCGGTCGTGCTCCTCTCCAACGACGGCGTCCTGCCGCTGCGCTCGCCGCAGCGCATCGCCGCCATCGGACCGAACGCGGCGTCGGCCGAGGCGCTCATGGGCTGCTATTCGTTCGCGAACCACGTCCTCGCACACCACCCCGGCGTCGAGTTCGGCTTCGAGATCCCGACCGTGCTCGACGCCCTGCGGTCCGAGTTCCCGCAGTCCGAGATCGTCCACGCCGAAGGGTGCGACGTCGAGGGGGAGGACCGCAGCCGCATCCCCGACGCCGTCGCCGCGGCGAGCGATGCCGATGTCGCGGTCGTCGTCGTCGGCGACCGCGCGGGGCTCTTCGGGCGCGGCACGGTCGGCGAGGGCAACGACGTGGAGAGCCTGGAGCTGCCCGGAGTGCAGCGGGAACTCGTCCAGGCGGTCACCGCGACAGGCACCCCGGTCGTGCTCGTGCTGCTGACCGGCCGTCCGTACGCGATCGACTGGGCGCTGGATGCGCCCGGCGCCCCGGCGGCCGTCGTCCAGTCCTTCTTCCCCGGTGAAGAGGGCGCACCCGCGCTCGCTTCCCTCCTGTCCGGGGCGAGCGTGCCGAGCGGCCGCCTGCCGGTGTCCCTGCCGCGGTCGGCGGGATCGCAGCCGTACTCGTACCTGCACCCGATCCTGGGTGGTCCCAGCGAGGTCACGAGCGCGAGCAGTGCCCCGGTGCGTCCGTTCGGCTTCGGGCTCAGCTACACGACGTTCAGTCACACCGACCTGCGCGTCGACGGTGCCGCGCAGGCCGGCGACTCGTTCCGCGCCACCGTCCGCGTGCGCAACGACGGCGAGCGCGACGGCACCGACGTCGTGCAGCTCTACGCCCGCGACGTCTCCGCCTCGGTGACGCGTCCGGTCGCGCAACTGCTCGGCTACGCCCGGGTGGACCTTCCGGCCGGGGCGGAGCGCGACGTGGTGTTCGACGTGCCGTCCACGCGCCTGGCCTTCACCTCACGGGCGGGGACGCGCATCGTCGAACCCGGCACTGTGGAACTGTGGGTCGGACCGTCGTGCGCCGAGCGCGAGGCGAGCGCGGTGATCGAGCTGACCGGAGACGTGCACGTCGTCGGATCGGCGGACCGCCGGGTGACGGACGTCGCGGTCCTCGCCGCGGTGCCGATCGGATGA